A DNA window from Massilia putida contains the following coding sequences:
- a CDS encoding SDR family oxidoreductase yields MRILLTGATGFIGQHLLHTLLAEGHDVVCAVRHPERRGALPDHPRLTAIHADFANDTDKSTWLARLSGVEAVVNTVGIFRERGAQTFENLHTRTPRALFAACAESDDVHMVVQLSALGADAQADTAYHLSKKAADDYLATLPIRAVIVQPSLVYGPDGASARVFKAMASLPFAVRLGNSPQLVQPIHVDDVVAAIATLLRQRLYAVKADGGTVRRVALVGPQALPFIDYLAALRRALGMNGLRVLPLPGFVARLLARVGGWLPGALLDQDALRMLDRGNTADPGPTLRLLGRPPRSIASFVADPGAERARAKLDWLLPVLRLAIAVVWIATAIVSAFIYPAADSYALLARTGIPEQLRPLMLYGAALFDLLLGAGTLFLRRRRWLWLTQLALIGFYTIVIAFRLPEFLIHPYGPLTKNLPMLAAIWLLYELEKEDT; encoded by the coding sequence ATGCGGATCCTGCTCACGGGAGCAACCGGATTCATCGGGCAACACCTGCTGCATACGCTGCTGGCGGAAGGCCACGACGTCGTGTGCGCGGTGCGGCATCCGGAACGCCGCGGCGCTCTGCCGGATCACCCGCGCCTGACCGCCATCCACGCCGACTTCGCCAACGATACCGACAAATCCACCTGGCTGGCGCGCCTTAGCGGCGTGGAAGCCGTGGTCAACACCGTCGGCATCTTCCGCGAGCGCGGCGCCCAGACGTTCGAGAACCTGCACACGCGCACCCCGCGCGCCCTGTTCGCGGCCTGCGCCGAATCGGACGACGTGCACATGGTCGTGCAACTGTCCGCGCTGGGCGCCGACGCGCAGGCCGACACGGCGTACCACCTGTCGAAAAAGGCCGCCGACGACTATCTGGCCACGCTGCCGATCCGCGCCGTCATCGTGCAGCCGTCGCTCGTGTACGGCCCGGACGGCGCCAGCGCGCGCGTGTTCAAGGCGATGGCGTCGCTGCCGTTCGCAGTGCGCCTGGGAAATTCTCCGCAGCTGGTGCAGCCGATCCACGTCGACGACGTCGTCGCCGCCATCGCAACCCTGCTGCGCCAGCGGCTGTATGCGGTCAAGGCCGACGGCGGGACCGTGCGCCGCGTCGCCCTCGTCGGTCCCCAGGCGCTGCCGTTCATCGACTATCTTGCCGCCTTGCGCCGCGCGCTGGGCATGAACGGGCTGCGCGTGCTGCCGCTGCCGGGATTTGTCGCGCGGCTGCTCGCGCGCGTGGGCGGCTGGCTGCCCGGCGCCCTGCTCGACCAAGATGCGCTGCGCATGCTCGATCGCGGCAACACGGCCGATCCCGGCCCCACGCTGCGCCTGCTGGGACGCCCGCCGCGTTCCATCGCCTCGTTCGTCGCCGATCCGGGCGCCGAGCGGGCGCGCGCCAAGCTGGACTGGCTGCTGCCGGTGCTGCGGCTGGCCATCGCCGTCGTCTGGATCGCCACCGCCATCGTCTCGGCCTTCATCTATCCGGCCGCCGACAGCTACGCGCTGCTGGCGCGCACCGGCATCCCGGAGCAACTGCGGCCACTGATGCTGTACGGCGCGGCGCTGTTCGATTTGCTGCTGGGCGCAGGCACGCTGTTCCTGCGCCGGCGCCGCTGGCTGTGGCTGACGCAACTCGCGCTGATCGGCTTTTATACGATCGTGATCGCGTTCCGGCTGCCCGAATTCCTGATCCACCCGTACGGCCCGCTGACCAAAAACCTGCCGATGCTGGCCGCGATCTGGCTGCTGTACGAACTCGAAAAAGAGGACACCTGA
- a CDS encoding DUF2269 family protein: MDYVVVKWLHILSSTFLFGTGIGSAWYMLFANVSRDVRAIAVVSRYVVIADWLFTATTAVVQPATGFYMAHLAGYPLHSRWIMWSVMLYVLAGACWLPVVWLQMRLRDLAADAVRAGTDLPPLYWRYFFTWVGLGVPAFIAFVFIFWFMVAKPI; this comes from the coding sequence ATGGACTACGTCGTCGTGAAATGGCTGCACATCCTGTCGTCGACCTTTTTGTTCGGCACCGGCATCGGGTCGGCCTGGTACATGCTGTTCGCGAACGTGAGCCGCGACGTGCGCGCGATCGCCGTCGTCAGCCGCTACGTCGTGATCGCGGACTGGCTGTTCACGGCCACGACGGCCGTCGTCCAGCCGGCCACGGGGTTTTATATGGCGCACCTGGCCGGCTATCCGCTGCACAGCCGGTGGATCATGTGGTCCGTCATGCTGTACGTGCTGGCGGGCGCCTGCTGGCTGCCGGTGGTGTGGCTGCAGATGCGCCTGCGCGACCTGGCGGCCGACGCCGTGCGCGCCGGCACCGACCTGCCGCCGCTGTACTGGCGCTACTTCTTCACGTGGGTCGGACTGGGCGTGCCCGCGTTCATCGCGTTCGTCTTCATCTTCTGGTTCATGGTGGCCAAGCCGATTTAG
- a CDS encoding DUF885 domain-containing protein, with amino-acid sequence MIRLGLALLFASGAACAAPAWVARSDAYTQPVLKDTGKYQPEESTEVGDDSFDTQVADFKPRVYERELADTEKRLAELRRERAHEKDVKVRQDLDILIDSREKKIATMKLEHQYLLDYTNVGELVYGGLRALLDPRNKPERRKLALVRLKRYAGKESGYTPIATLARARGEERLANKALIGPYLGEVEEGLNNNATYMDGIEDLFRKANITGWEADFAALKAQVKDYDDWVRNRIVPRTRKEVRLPEAIYVNRLANVGVDIAPDQMIERAGFDFQEVRDEMQVVANTIAARNHLPSSDYRDVIRELKKSAIAPDQLLPYYRERLKDIEGMVRAHDLVTLPAREANIRTATPAEAARSPAPFMNPPRMIGNTGEYGEFVIPLSNPNAKSKDKMNDFDFSAMAWTLTAHEARPGHELQFASMVEQGMSVARARYAFNSTNVEGWGLYSEAMILPYMPPEGQLVSLQARLLRMARALLDPQVNLGRMTPEQAKTFLMREVVLSEPFAQSEVDRYSYRMPGQATAYYYGYVKLRALKTQAEIALGERFSLKAFNDFIIAQGILPPALMKQAVLEEFIPAQQGKPSGT; translated from the coding sequence ATGATTCGTCTCGGTCTCGCTCTCCTGTTCGCATCCGGCGCCGCCTGCGCCGCACCCGCCTGGGTCGCGCGCAGCGACGCCTACACCCAGCCAGTATTGAAAGATACGGGTAAATACCAGCCCGAAGAATCCACGGAAGTGGGCGACGACAGCTTCGACACGCAGGTCGCCGACTTCAAGCCGCGTGTCTACGAGCGCGAACTGGCCGACACGGAAAAACGCCTGGCCGAGTTGCGCCGCGAACGCGCGCACGAGAAGGACGTGAAGGTGCGCCAGGACCTCGACATCCTGATCGACTCGCGCGAAAAAAAGATCGCCACGATGAAGCTGGAGCACCAGTACCTGCTCGACTACACCAACGTCGGCGAACTGGTATACGGCGGCCTGCGCGCCCTGCTCGACCCGCGCAACAAGCCCGAACGCCGGAAGCTGGCCCTGGTGCGCCTGAAGCGTTATGCGGGCAAGGAAAGCGGCTACACGCCGATCGCGACGCTCGCGCGCGCCCGCGGCGAGGAGCGCCTGGCCAACAAGGCGCTGATCGGCCCGTACCTGGGCGAAGTCGAGGAAGGCCTGAACAACAATGCCACCTACATGGACGGCATCGAAGACCTGTTCAGGAAAGCGAACATCACCGGCTGGGAAGCGGACTTCGCGGCCTTGAAGGCCCAGGTCAAGGATTACGACGACTGGGTTCGCAATCGCATCGTGCCGCGCACGCGCAAGGAAGTGCGCCTGCCCGAAGCGATCTACGTGAACCGCCTCGCCAACGTGGGCGTCGACATCGCGCCCGACCAGATGATCGAACGCGCCGGCTTCGACTTCCAGGAAGTGCGCGACGAGATGCAGGTCGTGGCGAACACGATCGCCGCGCGCAACCACCTGCCGTCGTCCGACTACCGCGACGTGATCCGCGAGCTGAAAAAATCGGCGATCGCGCCCGACCAGCTGCTGCCCTACTACCGCGAGCGCCTGAAAGACATCGAAGGCATGGTGCGTGCCCACGACCTCGTCACCCTGCCCGCGCGCGAAGCGAACATCCGCACGGCCACGCCGGCCGAAGCGGCCCGTTCGCCGGCGCCGTTCATGAACCCGCCGCGGATGATCGGCAACACGGGAGAATACGGCGAGTTCGTGATCCCGCTGTCGAATCCGAACGCGAAGTCGAAGGACAAGATGAACGACTTCGACTTCTCCGCCATGGCCTGGACCCTGACGGCGCACGAAGCGCGTCCGGGCCACGAGTTGCAGTTCGCCTCGATGGTGGAGCAAGGCATGTCGGTGGCGCGCGCCCGCTACGCCTTCAACAGCACGAACGTCGAGGGCTGGGGCCTGTATTCGGAAGCGATGATCCTGCCGTACATGCCGCCCGAAGGCCAGCTCGTGTCGCTGCAGGCGCGCCTGCTGCGCATGGCGCGCGCCCTGCTCGACCCGCAGGTCAATCTGGGCCGCATGACGCCGGAACAGGCGAAGACCTTCCTGATGCGGGAAGTCGTGCTGTCCGAACCGTTCGCGCAATCGGAAGTGGACCGTTATTCCTACCGCATGCCAGGCCAGGCGACCGCGTATTACTACGGCTACGTCAAACTGCGCGCGCTGAAGACGCAGGCCGAGATCGCGCTGGGCGAGCGCTTCAGCCTCAAGGCCTTCAACGACTTCATCATCGCCCAGGGCATCCTGCCGCCCGCGCTGATGAAACAGGCGGTGCTGGAGGAGTTCATTCCGGCGCAGCAGGGCAAGCCAAGCGGCACATGA
- a CDS encoding zinc-dependent alcohol dehydrogenase family protein, which produces MRAYQILPGDGIDGLQCVDFPHRELGNGEVRIRVHAVSLNYRDLMVASGNYLVTVDDPIIPCSDGAGEVVATGHGVTRVQPGDRVAASFFPYWHDGPTGPDKIRHALGGDIDGMLAEEVVLDEDALVKIPPGMSFVDAATLPCAGVTAWNAIFESSNNVRPGDTVLLLGTGGVSILGLQLARAAGLSTIVTSSSDTKLQRARELGARHVINYRTTPEWQEEVLRATDGAGAHVVLEVGGQGTVNRSIASAAMGGSIAVIGGVSGFGGEVNPATLLAGAKRLVGIFVGSRAMLEKVVRFADATGLQPVVDRVFTFDQAREAYRYMASGSHFGKVVIAVA; this is translated from the coding sequence ATGCGGGCATACCAGATCTTACCCGGCGACGGCATCGACGGGCTGCAGTGCGTGGATTTTCCTCACCGTGAACTGGGCAATGGCGAAGTGCGCATCCGCGTGCACGCCGTCTCGCTGAACTACCGCGACCTGATGGTCGCCAGCGGCAACTACCTCGTCACCGTCGACGACCCCATCATCCCCTGCTCGGACGGTGCCGGCGAAGTCGTCGCGACCGGTCACGGCGTGACGCGCGTGCAGCCCGGCGACCGTGTCGCGGCGTCGTTCTTCCCGTACTGGCACGACGGCCCCACCGGTCCCGACAAGATCCGCCACGCGCTCGGCGGCGACATCGACGGCATGCTGGCGGAAGAAGTCGTGCTGGACGAGGACGCGCTGGTGAAAATCCCGCCCGGCATGAGCTTCGTCGACGCCGCGACGCTGCCCTGCGCCGGCGTGACGGCGTGGAATGCCATCTTCGAATCGAGCAATAACGTCCGCCCCGGCGACACCGTGCTGCTGCTCGGGACGGGCGGCGTCAGCATCCTCGGCCTGCAGCTGGCGCGCGCGGCGGGGCTGAGCACGATCGTCACGTCGTCCAGCGACACCAAGCTGCAGCGGGCCAGGGAGCTCGGCGCGCGCCACGTGATCAACTACCGCACGACGCCGGAATGGCAGGAAGAGGTGCTGCGCGCGACGGACGGCGCGGGCGCGCACGTGGTGCTGGAAGTGGGCGGCCAGGGCACCGTGAACCGCTCGATCGCGTCCGCCGCGATGGGCGGCAGCATCGCCGTCATCGGCGGCGTCAGCGGCTTCGGTGGTGAAGTCAATCCGGCGACCCTGCTGGCCGGCGCCAAGCGGCTGGTGGGCATCTTCGTCGGCAGCCGCGCGATGCTGGAAAAAGTGGTGCGCTTCGCCGACGCGACCGGGCTGCAGCCGGTCGTCGACCGCGTGTTCACGTTCGATCAGGCGCGCGAGGCGTACCGGTACATGGCGTCCGGATCGCATTTCGGGAAGGTCGTGATCGCGGTGGCGTGA